TCGGTGCTCGGCGCGGAGCTCGGCGCGCCGCCGAACAGGGCGTCGAGTTCGGCGCGGGCGCGCGCCGCGGCGTCATCGGCCGCGCCCTTGAAGGCGCGCGTCGAGGGTTTGAAGTAATCGCAGTAGTTGGCGCGTTCCTTGTTGCCGACCGCGGTGGCGACGGTTTCCTCGCAAGCGTCGGCCACCGACGGGTTGTAGAAGCCGCACATCCTGCACACGTGCAGGTCGGCGTTGCAGGCCGGGCACAGCTCGGCGCGACGCAGCGGCAGGCTGTCTTCCGGCAGGGCTGCGCCGCAGCGCCAGCAGCAATAGGCGGACGGGCGGCTCATCGCCGCTCAGCCCGCCAGGCTCGCGCCGGTCATGGTCTCGAGATGCACGACCTCCGCCAGCGGTCGCCGGTAGGCACGCGGCGGCAGGCTGTCGGCAAGCGCCTTGCCCACCACCACCATCATCACCGGCGTGACATTGGCCGGCAGCTCGAGCAGCGTCGCGACCTTGGCCGCGTCGAAGCCGATCATGGGACCGCTGTCCCAGCCGCGATTGCGCGCGGCGTACATGAGACTCATGGCCGCCAGCGCACCGCTGCGTATCGCTTCCTCGCGCTGCAGCGTCGGCTGGTCCTGGTACACGCCCTTGATCATCGGCACGTACTTGTCGCGCGCCGCCGCGCCGCCATCGGCGTAGATGCGCTCGGCATCGAGATGTGCGTCCAGGCGTCCGCATACCAGCACAGCCGCCGCGCACTGCTCGACCTGCGCCTGGCCATAGGACAGTTTGCGCAGCGCCTGCTTGCGCGCCTCCTCGCGCACCACCACGAACTGCCAATGCTGCATGTTGAACGAGCTCGGGCTCAGCACCACTTCCGAAAAAATCGCCGCGAGTTCGGCGTCGTCGATCTCGATGCCGCTCCGGTATTGCCGAACGCTGCGCCGCGCTTGAACGAGTTGTGAAAATTCCAAGGTAGTTTTTCTCCGCGCTTGGATTGAGGCTCAGGCATCGAAACGCGCCAGCGCGTAATCGGCGCTGGGCAATTCGGTGCGCTCGCGCATGATGTGGTCGGCCACCAATTTACCGGCGCCGGGCGCCATGGTCCAACCGAGATGACCGTGACCGGTGTTGAGATACAGGCCGCGCACCGCGGTGCGGCCCATGATGCCGACGCCGTCGGGGCTCATGGGCCGCAGGCCCGTCCATTCCACGCAGTTGCGCCGCTCGACGCGGCGGCTCTCATCGGGATAGATGCGGGCCAGCAAATCGTAGAGATTGCGGATGCGGCTCGGGGTGAGGCGGGTATCGAAGCCGGCGAATTCGGCGGTGCCCGCCACGCGCAGCTGCTGGCCGAGCGGACACACCGCCGCGTGGTAGTGCTCGTCGATCACCGGCACGTGGGGTTTGCATTGCCAATCGGCCATGGGCAGGGTCAGGGAATAGCCCTTCACCGGTTGCACCGGGACTTTAAGGCCCGCGCTCGCGGCCAGCGCCGGCGTGTAGCTGGCGGCGGCGAGCACCACGCCGTCGGCACGTCGCATTTCGCCATCGACCATCACACCGCCGACCGCGCCGCCGTTCACCACCACCTGGCTGGCCTGACGCTCGTAATCGAAAGTGACGCCGATGCCGGCACAGTGTTCGGCCAGCGCGCGACAGAAACGCTGCGCGTCGCCCGACACGTCGTCGGGAAAATGGATGCCGCCCGACAGCTCGTGGGCGACCGGCGCGAGCGCGGGCTCGAGCCGCGCCACCGCCTGCGCGTTCAGCACTTCGTAGCGCACATCGAAGGCGCGACAGCGTTCGGCGAAGCGCGTCGCGGTGTCGAGTTCGGCGGCGGTGCGGTAGATCTTCAAGGTGCCGTGGTCGGCGCGCTCGAATGGCAGGGCCAGCGGCGCGAGATGCTCGGCCAGCACCGTCAACGAATAGTCGGCGAGACGCGCGTTCTTCTCGACGTTGACGAGATAGCACGGCAGCGACGAGTTGCGCAGGAAGTTCAACGACCAGCCCAGCATGCGCGGCAGCGCGCGCGGACGGATGAGCAGCGCGGCGTCCTCGCGTCCCAACATGCGTAGTGCCTGCCAGAACACGCCGGGTTCGTTCCAGGGATTGGCCTGGCTCGCGTGCAGCATGCCGCCGTTGGCGAAGCTGGTTTCGAGAGCCGGACCGGACTGGCGCTCGATGACTTCCACGTCGGCGCCGTGCAGGCGCAGAAAGTAGGCGGTCGTCAGACCGAGCAGTCCCGCGCCGACGACGATGATGCGCATTGCATGCCAACCTCGAAATGTGAAGGGGACCCCTCCCGCATCGAGGTCGGAAAACGAGGGACGTGGAGAGCGATGGCAAGTGCGATTTCATTCCCCCAGCAGCCCGCTTCCCGACGATGATTACGGTGAAGCCTGACCCACAGAAAGCGGGCGGTCAGGGCTCGACCGCCGGGAATCGCACCGGCACTCAAGGCACGTCGAAGGCGAACTTCAATCCGGCATACACGCCGATGCCCGGCACGCGGTAGCCCAGCACTTCCTCATGGCGATCGTCGAGCATGTTCTCGACCCGCGCATGTACTTGCAGAGCGCGGCTCAAGTCGTAGCTGACGGTGGTACCGAGCGTCGTGAAGCTGTCCATGCCGACACGCCTTTGCTGAAAGGTCGGGGCAAAAAAGCCGAGATCGTCCTGGCGGCCACTGTGGGTGAAATAGGCACTCGCGCGCAGACGATCGTTGATGCCGCTCCAATCCAGGCTGCCGTTGACCTGGTGATGGGGGCGCCGCACTTCATCCTTGCGCATGCCTGTCACGCGATCGATTTCGGTGGCATCGAGGTAGGTGTAACCGCCGGTCAGGCGCAAGCCAAGTCCGAGGCGCGCGCTGAACGACAGCTCCACGCCATCACGGCGGCTGGTGCCATCCTGGTTGACGGCGGTCGCGGTGGTGCCGCTCGCGTCCACCAGGAAGCCGAAGATCTCGTCCTTGAGGCGCTCGTTGAAATACGTGACGTTGACACGCACACGCTCTTCCCACAGCGCCTGCGACACACCCACTTCCCAGCCCCGCGAATGTTCGGGCTTCAAGCTGCTGTTGCCGATGAAGCTCGGCCCGAATTGTCCGCCCGACGAGAAGCCGAAACGTTCGATGAAGGTCGGCGCCTTCTGCCCGGTGCCATAGGCGAGATTGAAGGCCGTGCCGGTGGGCGCATAACGCCACGCGGCCGCCGCGCGATAAGTGGTGATGTCGCGAAAATCGCTGTTGAAGTCGTGGCGGACGCTGCCCGACAGGCCGATATCCAGCGGCAGGTCGATGCGGTATTCACCGACCAGGCCGGTGGTATCCATGTGCCGGCGCTGATTCGGATCGCCAAACGGCGAGACCGGACCGCGCTGCACGAACTCGTCGCGCTCATGGTCGACCGCCACCGTCATGCTGTGCTGCGAGGGCACGACCTGCTCGAGCGCGAACAAGGCCGTGCTCTGGTAGGTGAACTCGTAGCGATCGGTATCGTTGGAGCTGTCCTGACCGACGGCGGGGTCTTCGTTGTCGCTGCTGGTAGAAGTCCAGTTGCCGTCGAGCTGCTGCAGCCAGTGGCCGCCCAGCAGCGCAAGCTTGGCATGACTGCCCACGTAGCGCTGCTCGGTGTTGGCGCGCCCGGGGGTATCGACGGGTAGACCGGTGATGAAGTCGCTGTCGACCTGGTTATGGGTATCGACGTTACGCGCGGTCAGCGACAACTCAAGTGCTTCATTGACCTTGAGCGCGCCGCTGAGATCGGAGGTTACCGCATGGTAGCCGTCGTCCTCGTGGCCTTGCCGCGCGATGTTGGCGCCGGCGGTGCTGATGCGATTGACGCCGACCCGCACGCGGCCACGACCGTTACGCATGCCGACGCTCGCGCGCTGCTGGTTGGTGCCGAAAGACCCGCCATCGAGCGCGGCTTCGGCGTGGAATGGCCCGTCGTCCTTGCGCGTGATGATGTTGATCACGCCGGCCAGCGCATCGGATCCCCACAGCGAACTCTGCGGGCCACGCACCACTTCGATGCGCTCGATGTCGGCGCTGGAGAGATTGGCGAATTCGAACTCGTCATTGCCGGCGAGATCGTTGGCCTCG
This window of the Pseudomonadota bacterium genome carries:
- a CDS encoding nitroreductase family protein → MEFSQLVQARRSVRQYRSGIEIDDAELAAIFSEVVLSPSSFNMQHWQFVVVREEARKQALRKLSYGQAQVEQCAAAVLVCGRLDAHLDAERIYADGGAAARDKYVPMIKGVYQDQPTLQREEAIRSGALAAMSLMYAARNRGWDSGPMIGFDAAKVATLLELPANVTPVMMVVVGKALADSLPPRAYRRPLAEVVHLETMTGASLAG
- a CDS encoding D-amino acid dehydrogenase: MRIIVVGAGLLGLTTAYFLRLHGADVEVIERQSGPALETSFANGGMLHASQANPWNEPGVFWQALRMLGREDAALLIRPRALPRMLGWSLNFLRNSSLPCYLVNVEKNARLADYSLTVLAEHLAPLALPFERADHGTLKIYRTAAELDTATRFAERCRAFDVRYEVLNAQAVARLEPALAPVAHELSGGIHFPDDVSGDAQRFCRALAEHCAGIGVTFDYERQASQVVVNGGAVGGVMVDGEMRRADGVVLAAASYTPALAASAGLKVPVQPVKGYSLTLPMADWQCKPHVPVIDEHYHAAVCPLGQQLRVAGTAEFAGFDTRLTPSRIRNLYDLLARIYPDESRRVERRNCVEWTGLRPMSPDGVGIMGRTAVRGLYLNTGHGHLGWTMAPGAGKLVADHIMRERTELPSADYALARFDA
- a CDS encoding TonB-dependent receptor, producing the protein MKRMFLCAVLALPLAAHAATTDYPDTVVVSGSRTPSTLGKVGSSVTVIDRSTLDFRQANFAVDLLRYVPGITVSNAGGVGKQTQLRMRGAEGNHVMVMIDGVEANDLAGNDEFEFANLSSADIERIEVVRGPQSSLWGSDALAGVINIITRKDDGPFHAEAALDGGSFGTNQQRASVGMRNGRGRVRVGVNRISTAGANIARQGHEDDGYHAVTSDLSGALKVNEALELSLTARNVDTHNQVDSDFITGLPVDTPGRANTEQRYVGSHAKLALLGGHWLQQLDGNWTSTSSDNEDPAVGQDSSNDTDRYEFTYQSTALFALEQVVPSQHSMTVAVDHERDEFVQRGPVSPFGDPNQRRHMDTTGLVGEYRIDLPLDIGLSGSVRHDFNSDFRDITTYRAAAAWRYAPTGTAFNLAYGTGQKAPTFIERFGFSSGGQFGPSFIGNSSLKPEHSRGWEVGVSQALWEERVRVNVTYFNERLKDEIFGFLVDASGTTATAVNQDGTSRRDGVELSFSARLGLGLRLTGGYTYLDATEIDRVTGMRKDEVRRPHHQVNGSLDWSGINDRLRASAYFTHSGRQDDLGFFAPTFQQRRVGMDSFTTLGTTVSYDLSRALQVHARVENMLDDRHEEVLGYRVPGIGVYAGLKFAFDVP